The Halichondria panicea chromosome 17, odHalPani1.1, whole genome shotgun sequence DNA segment CTATGCCTTGCTGTTTATTCTGGCTGGTATTGCAGTTATTATAGTGTTCATATTTCTGACGGACCTGACAGAACCGACTGTAGTCGTCTTACTCTACCTCCTGTAAGTACTGTACATCTCGCAAAAtttgcatatgtttgatgctcgcaaaacattctagtatgGTAGTTAAGGTACGTGCAGTTTATGTacttatacatatacacagtttgtacatgtacctagatgaactgtacatgcacgtcccaatcataattatagtgtgctcTCATTGCAGTCTTCCCCTGTTGTGGACCAAGGTGTTCCTTGTTCTCCAAAGTCTCATCTGTTACTGCGTCTTCTTTGCTGATAAGAAGGGCAAGTTTATTGCCATCAAAAACAGGTATGTTAACAATTGTACATTACTGTAAAGTCAATTTTATGGAGTTTTATGTCTTGTACTTTGACCTTTTGCGTGTAGAGGACTGTTCAACTGGTTCTCGTATCTGCTCTTTTTCTACAACGGGTTTGCTGGTTTTATGGGAGCAGTAATTCGGACCCTAATGGCCAGCCTCTTTGGCCTCGTACTCCTGTTCCGGCTGGACACTGTGGTTCTAATGAGGGGCTTTGAGACATTCGATTATGGTACGTTTGAGTTTATCATGTCATCCAATTTATTAACTCGAGTGCCTAATTAGAATGGTATTGTGATATTTCTTGTGTATAGGTCATAACAGTTTCCTTGGTTTCCTGTACCTGGACTACGTGTACAACAACGCCATTATCCACGTGTTCTTCAATATCCTGCTCAACCCAGCTGCCTACAAGCAACCCAACCACAGGAACTCCTCCCTCGTCAAGCAGTACGGGATCAAGGCTGGTGACGATACAGCTGTCATCACTGGGAACCAGACTCTGAAAAGTGTGCATCCTATAAtgactgtagctagtgtgtgctGGAATGTAGGGCCTTGTACTGTGCATCTCACATATTTCTTAATATTGTTTCGATAGTTGTTTCTATTCTTTTCCTTATAGTGGAAAACCTTATCTCTATATTTCTCGTGTCTTACATACCTCTTaaccatgattataattatgcttttcaTTCATGTCTGTAGGTCGTAGGATTCATAACCGATGGCTACTGGCCTACTCACTCCTAAACAACCCATCTCTACAAGAGCTGCGGTGGCATGCAATACAGGACAAGAAAAGAGGGTCACCCACTTCACTGCTAGTACGGACTTCTTCTCCCATTGAGAATGAGCTGGAACCGAGTGAGAGTGTTGCGGTGGACGTGAGGTTGTCTGGTGAGCATGGTTCCATTCAGTTGAGGGACGGTGCTGCAGAACAAGCGTCCAATGAGATTGAGTTGGCAGAGATTAGTGTCGATATTAAAAGTGCCGCCGTGTGACAAACATCATTAACATTAATTATATCTGTGTAGCTTGTGATTGACTTTGAACCCTATACAAACATACTGAACTCTTACTCATTagcatcattatttttatacgTTGTACGTCTTTGTGAAACTgtattaatgatattcatggttttGGTTTAATGAGTATAATCAATcctaattaattttacttcCTCAGGGTCCAGGGCAGTTCGGCCTGAAATGCTGAAACAGGTtcttataatatatataaagacgacctttcccctaATTTCAATAGCTGACTTTGTTAGTGATTATTTCATATCCATAGGTACAGCAACAAGATGATTATAGAAcgaagatataattattacataaaaacaataattaaggAACAAACAGTATTTAAGCTGTAGCTTCGTGTTCATCATCATTGTCTGATCTCTGAACGGTGGTGTTAGTTGCAAAGGACGGTAGCTCCAGTTCTTCGTAGCTTGTATCCATAGCAGCCCTGGTTACTAGGTTAGAGGCTGTCAGTTTCACCAGAGAGGGGTTCCTGATTAGAGTGTAGGCCACCAGCCAGCGATTGCGAGCCTGTACACCTGTAGAGGGTGGGCATGTGATAGTCATGTGTAAGgtgatagtcatgtgacagtCATGTGTAAAGgtgatagtcatgtgacagtCATTATCCTAATGGGATATACCATTACACACACAATTCTCTCGCAGTTGGTTTGACCACTTAAAAGCATTTAATTTATAATATATATCCCCCTAGTAACCGTTCGGTTACTACAATAGTCGATTGATAGAGATATTAATTACTGTGCCTCACCGTTACAGGAGACAGtcctcccctccccctctccctcctcCTGACTGAGTATGCTACGAGCCGACGCCCTGAGGCGCTTCCCCAGGCTACACTTGAGCAGTCCTATAAACACATGCACCACTGCATTGTTGTACGTGTAGTCCAAGTACATGAAACCAAGGTAGGCCTTGTGACCTGTATAGGGAAATATACAGTCTGagcgttaaatagagcatctttgagcggccataactttagatAATGTGTTATTAAATTAGAAGTTAGTTTTCGGCCTGTTATAGGATTCAGATGGGATGCTTAACTCTCAAAATTGTAACAGGACATAATTTCCATTTTCAGAAAAAGACCATGGGCACCAAAAACAGGCCAAATATTAACTTTTAATTATCGTTaaatttggaccatcagaagaagtctagttacagagccaactctagtacttTCAAAATAAAGGTGGTGTAATAAAACAATGGATATACTGTCCACTCACCAAAGTCAAATCTCTCGAAGCCCCTCATCAGGACCACTCTGTCCAGCCGAAACAGGAGCAGTATGGTGAAGAGGCTGGCCAGTAGGGTCCGGAGAATGGCGTTCACAAAACCAGCAAACCCGTTGTAGAAGAAAAGGAGGAAAGAGAACCAGTTGAACAGACGTCTGCATAACAGAAACAGAATAGCTCTGAACCAGCACAACCAATTCTGCCCCAATCTgtgcactacacacacacacacaatactatTTTATAATAAAAGTCGTGTGTGCAATGAGATTGAAACACACCACTTAATTAGAGACTCGCTGCCTTACCAACAAAAGCTTACGTGTTGGTCAATGCAATGAACTTCCCCTTTTTGTCCACAAAGAAGACAAGCCTGCAGACGATGCTCTGAGCCAGGAAGATGAGCTGAGACCATCCCACTGGAACACTagagggggagaggggagagGGGACCGGGGTAAAAGTTATGTAATCAGGCCCGATTACACTTAcaacgtgcatgtacatagagagccacaaagctagctagctcacatTAAGGAGAGGAGGAGCAGTGTCGTGAAGTCTGGGAAGAACCTGAAGCCCATGTACAAACCACTGGCGACCACACCCGCCACTAACATCAGCACCGTATACACCGAGTACGCTGTAAGGaataacacaataattattaatacgtctttataattataagctagaGAAAATTAAAGCTTACCAAGAACAAAGAATCCGATTTGATATCCAATGTACTTCCAAGCTGAGGGCTGGGAAGGGTACACatgaggtcaaagttcagcaTAGTATTGTACTCACCACTCTCGAGGCAGGTGAGGGTAGGGGAACTTTGAACCCTGTCTTGGCCAGCATCTTACACTCTTTGCTGTAATAATACATTGTTATGGCATACAGGAGTTATTAGAGGGTGGGCAGGTCACCTGACTGATCCAACCATGTGGACCAATAGGAAGAGACATAAGAGGAAGGAGAGCACAGGGGAGATACACAACAACACTGTGGGAGGTTACAATGGGGATACACAACAACACTGTGGGGGGGGTACAGGGGAGATACACAACAACACTGTGGGGGGGTACAGGGGAGATACACAAtaacactgtggggggtacaggGGAGATACACAACAACACTGTGGGGGGTTACAAGGGAGATACACAACAACACTGTGGGGGGGGTACAGGGGAGATACATAACACATAAcaacactgtggggggtacaggGGAGATACACAACAACACTGTGGGGGGGGTACAGGGGAGATACACAACAACACTGTGGGGGGGGTACAGGGAAGATACACAACAacactgtgggggggggtacagggaacaacacaacaacactgtgggggggaggtacaGGGGAGATACACAACAacactgtggggggggggggcactaCACTCTGGGAGCTATCCATCTAAAGTACCTGGCAGACCAAtgtagactatttcagagACTTGGGTGAGCTCATTGATGTATATCGAGTCGTTGGTGAGAATGCTGAGGTTGGAGAGGAGGGGCTCCAGAGTTTCCTTGTAAAATGAGGGGAGGATCGTGGTCAGGGAAACACCCAATATCACGATCCGTATAGTCAGCTATAATTTTAGGGGACAGCAaagacatcataattatcattgtacgtaaataattatacagccgTACGGTACGCATGCAAAGTTATCATACAGACAGTGGATTAAATGTAGCTGGAGGACAAGTAAAAGATAATTAAGTACATTGTCTTTTTCACACATAGAGAGATGTACCCACCTGATAGAGCAACATTGCCATGGCAACCAGAGCTCCCATGAACGGCAGTGGAAACCTAAACCCTGAAAATGGGTACAATATCTCATTTCTGATACACAACAAATAACACACACCTGAGTGATAGGGGAAGAAGTAGTTTTTCACTTTCTTTACTACCTCCTTTAGCCGGGTCCTCTCCACTGGTGGCTCAGGTCTacaggaggtgtgtgtgtggtgtgtgttttgtgtgtgtgggtgtgtatatTACAGTATATAGGGCTCGCAGTACTTACTTTTTGAGCAGTGTCTTGACGTGTGTGAGGTGATAGCGCTTCACACCGAGTGTTACACGTCCTCTCGCAGTCGCCAGCTGTTGGTACTGTAGGAGGTAGGGAGGCAACAATAGTAGCAGAGCGTTAAACACTCGAAGGTTTCTTTTAGAGTGTGTTGGCGAGTAATTTTTCGTCACAGCAAGTAAATTTCCTTGCACCTGTCAACTTTTAATATTTGGAACCCCACTTGTGCGAAAAGAAACCTTGCTCCCTCCTTACCTGTCCATTTCTTGTAGTGAAGAGTGTTTCTGCTGACTCGGTCATTTCCTCCTCCCCCCTGAGTGCCAGAGACCCCCTGCATAGCTGCACGGCCCCCCACACgaccttgtacatgtaccagccTACTACAATGAGAGCTGCTACAACAACAGGAATATTCATGGCCACGTCAACAAGAATGTCAACAAGCTCCTGAAGGGAGGGAACAGAGTGATTTAATTATCAGTCGCACCAGGAGTGGATGAATATACGCCTGTCCCGCAAATTGAGTTAACTTGTGGAGAAAATCAAGAGAAAGTAATGGATACCGTAaaactagaatattttgctggtgacaAACCTTTGCAAATCAGCCAAAAATCACCAAAAAGTTGACCCTTTACGATGTAACTATTGAGTTTCTTGAACACTAGAAATAGAGTCCATACAGACAATACATGAacatctaactattgcgttctggcaagaaacgtgtgtatttactagtaagttattgttgcgaattgatcaacacTCGCAAagttctcataattatgtttgatgctcgcaaaagattctagtaatacggtagcagaggaggtccgacaggcgcggtgcagctcaagtaattagaccgcgcctgtcgtacttCCTCTGGATGGATAGTGAGGAAGGAAGAGGATATAGGGAAAGGCTAAAAGGTTGACCCACTGCTATAAAAtggtagctacgtacatacacTGCCATACCGTATCGTTGCAGATCAAGAAACCGTACTTCATCACTAGTGAACTAAAGAGCCCCATAAACCTGTACAGGGAGAGGGGTGTGTGTAACACACTAGAGTCACTCCGTGCTCACCAGAGGATAGAATAGAGGAGACCCAGTATTCTCCCCAGCCAGGGCCGAGGTGCCCTCACACACGCAAACAGGGGAAAGTAGATGAGGGAGAGCATGGCCACCAGGATGAGAGGCTGTaacactgtatgcatgggggtacatataattatgtatacactaATAAGGAGATAACTACAATTCGATACAAAAAACCTGCAGCTGAGCacgcgcttaaaataaagatacgcttatagtcgagtaagcgctaataatccagtttctacggaaGGTATACACTAAAAGAGCATTATAAGTACAGTAGTTAGTAACTGATACGTGTAGAGCTAAGTGATTTCTGAATCACAAACAATCATTATCTACATCTACATTGTTAGAGCAACACATACATACACGGTCTTAATGCATTGTACACGTAGGTAGGGTTATAAGCACATGAAAGGCTCACAGATTTTGTA contains these protein-coding regions:
- the LOC135351020 gene encoding stimulated by retinoic acid gene 6 protein-like; its protein translation is MQESQGYDLMSHFRAYSMDSDNNSSNSSGGECPSKEQINFISLCVLIGQFVASLVILVILSFTQKRRRLGPNCLWGVPGLPVPVDFLVTPRYRTVYTVIFGVMATSILQVFQTSNIPDGFNNLYDKLFYKILLQPLILVAMLSLIYFPLFACVRAPRPWLGRILGLLYSILWFMGLFSSLVMKYGFLICNDTELVDILVDVAMNIPVVVAALIVVGWYMYKVVWGAVQLCRGSLALRGEEEMTESAETLFTTRNGQYQQLATARGRVTLGVKRYHLTHVKTLLKKPEPPVERTRLKEVVKKVKNYFFPYHSGFRFPLPFMGALVAMAMLLYQLTIRIVILGVSLTTILPSFYKETLEPLLSNLSILTNDSIYINELTQVSEIVYIGLPVLLCISPVLSFLLCLFLLVHMVGSVSKECKMLAKTGFKVPLPSPASRVPSAWKYIGYQIGFFVLAYSVYTVLMLVAGVVASGLYMGFRFFPDFTTLLLLSLIVPVGWSQLIFLAQSIVCRLVFFVDKKGKFIALTNTRLFNWFSFLLFFYNGFAGFVNAILRTLLASLFTILLLFRLDRVVLMRGFERFDFGHKAYLGFMYLDYTYNNAVVHVFIGLLKCSLGKRLRASARSILSQEEGEGEGRTVSCNGVQARNRWLVAYTLIRNPSLVKLTASNLVTRAAMDTSYEELELPSFATNTTVQRSDNDDEHEATA